The Pyrus communis chromosome 14, drPyrComm1.1, whole genome shotgun sequence sequence AAAGCCTCTGTCAGGCCtttctgggtgtgaacatgggttACAGGATGTTTAACTTGAACCCTtactgacatgcaatagtcatcaacaGTTTTAGATGTgcattctccagcattatccagtcgaattgatttgattgaataatcaaggtggtgagccctgagcttgataacaGTTTAGAGAATGTAacgttccttgtggacaacaagcacacgtgtaACCAGTGTGTGGAagtgtcaaccaaaaccataaagtatctaaatagTCCGTAGGGATagtgaatcggtccacaaatgtccctcTGAATCCgttgtagaaaaatgggaggaCTCAAacaaatcttgtcataagaaggcttaataataagttttcccatcaaacatgtttgacatatgattccttggatcgaacctaaacttcgaGTTGGTGGATGCCCGTatgaagatttgaggatacagCGCATCATTATTCGTCCAAGAtatcccaaacgatcatgccaaagtgtaatttcatgtGTAGTCCCAGTAgtagggccggccacatagtGGCATTCAATGGGGcgtatggtcgtagtatacagaccactcgggGTACGCTCAATCTTCTttagaatacgcttctggccatattcataGGAAATTATGCATAGAAATTCAACTCCGTTTTCTATGTGGGTTTTAGcatggtaattgttatctctaatgtccttgaaacttaacaacgttcttccggaacgtggagaatagtgTGCCTCagaaatggtcaagattgtaccattagacaacattatacggGCCTCACCGTATCCttctatcaggttggatgggcctgagagggttgtcagaggtacatttttaggtatgaagttagtgaaatagatgcgttcacgcaaaactgtgtgcgtggttgcactatctaccagataactaactttcccacaagtcatacctagaatgaaaaattaatttgaattggtcatatgcataaaagttcataaaaacaaatatcaattgaaaataatttcatttattcaaggattaaaatttaatattcaaaaaacaaatcaccaacaaataattcaaacataaaggaaaattgttcaaaaatcaaccaaaaacaaaggaGGGGTttggccactaggtggaattcggccccaattgtcttattttcactaaaaaataagtctatgtctaagattctaatcttccacaGGGGTGATATCCTCTTGAAAgccagaaacctccatctttgtaGTCTCCAGTTCGTCCACTTGCatgaagtttgattcaaacttcttacgaaAAGAATGATATTCATCTACAACCTTCTTGGGAGCTTGGCAAACACAggaccaatggtcctttgaaccacaGTGATAACACATATCTGCATCtatggtttcaggtgctttgcccttattcttgaagttcgggGCCTTGGGAGCGAGGTTTGGGCACttctgggttttgtttcttCCTTTAGATGGGCCTTGACTCTATTGACCTTGGTGGGATGGCTTCTGGCCCACCCTACCACACCTCTTTTGTCATTTTGGGTGTTGGTTTGTGCTATAATATGCTTCAGGCATAGCAGTCAccccagtaggtcgagcttgatgattcttcatcaacagctGGTTCTACTTCttagcgagaagtaaaacagagatcaaatctgagAGCTTAgtgtcgaataggtcttctccaggagatcaTCTTCAGTCAAAATTTCATTGCAAAACTTAagaagtgatcggattcgacaaacttcagaattatattcattcacatacTTAAAGTCTTCGAAGCGTAAGTGctgccagtcgtgtcttgcttcaggcaagaatatgtcattttggtgatcaaaacgatcagcCAAAACGACCCAGAGTACATGTGGATCCTCCTCAGCAAGATATTCAGTTTGCAAAGCATCATGGatatgtcttcgaatgaagatcatagcagtgGCTTTTTCAGCTTCGCCAACAGGGTTGTCCGTCTCTTCTTCAATAGCGAGACGCAAGTTCTTGGCAATGAGgcggagcttcacatcttgaacCCACCTGAGGTATTTCCTTCCAGAGACCTCCAAagcggtgaagtcgagtttgttcaaattcgacatgttcctatcacaaaatagatggacaatatgtggttagtgtaatggagaaaaatcaatccattcacataggagtagaacatacaagttctaatagacatgttttcgtttaattttgcatgaaaaacttcgggttttcatgggtgatgcttttaaatgaaaaacttcaggttttcaaacaaggcatgtatataagaaactttaggtttcaaaataattatgaactttagGTTCATATATTCTTGCAAGCaagcacaaatatatatatatatatatatatatatatatatatatatgcaaacaaATATATGCAAAGATAGGATTTTTAGGtcatataattataattgaattaattatttggacttcaggCCAAATTAAAATGTGGgtgaaaaaaatacaaaacccattgggcctaaaataattagGCTAGTAAAACTCGagacccaaagaaaaaaaactaagcCACAGGtggctaaaaaaaaattggtccaTGAGACCTAGGCCCAAAAATTGGGCTAGAGAGCCTCGAGGTGCAAGCTGCAGGGCATAGGGAGGACTGCAGAGGAATGGGTTGCAGTAGGCAGACccaaaaagctaaaaaaaaatttcgcgGGTCACTTCAGGCACGcccaaaaatagttttttttttcatattcgaGCCAGGGAAGTTCCATAGCCTAACAGGTTAGAGCAAGATTACAGTAAAAGGAGGGGCCAAGCCCAGTGGCTCGGGTGTCCAACCAAGGAGCCCGTGGCTCCGGCTTGTGGCGTGGCATGGCTCAGCCCACAGGCTGCAGGCCTGGGCGAGGTCGCGGGTTCGAAAAACCCTAGTGGCACCAGGTTTGTTTCctgatttcaaaaaaaaaaaaaattctttttctttttttttttcaattcaattcatgtgtaattcaatttgatgcaattcatagcaaatatcaaattcacataattcaacaattatgattaTGATGCATACATAATTTacgtagaatctaaaattcgtaaaacgtaaagttgggtcatgcatcatgacgaatgttcatgctatcagggttgcaaaaatatcgagataaaaaccgttgttttgaaagaacttgATTGCGTGATAATATGCTTGAACtcgtttgatgcagaaaaaatTCTCTAACTTCATATTCCTAAGCGCAGCGGTAGAAGCATGCTAATAACGtgttgtggtctattttatctgacaatgAGAGTGAGGGCCGACAACAAgtagaagagagaaagagatgtgtttgtaagatcccacatcgcctaggggagtgatccttatatgtatattcccatccctacctagcatgaggccttttgggagctcactggcttcgggttacATGGGAACTCCAAAATTAAGCGAGCaacgcgcgagagcactcccatgatgggtgacctattaggaagttctcgtgtgagttcccagaaacaaaaccgtgagggcgtggtcggggtccaaagtggacaatatcgtgctacgatggtagAGTGGGCCCGGGATATGGTGAACCcccggccgggatgtgacaatttggtatcagagcctaaccctggccgtggtgtgccgacgaggacgtcaggcccctaaggggggtggattgtaagatcccacatcgcccaggggagtgatctttatatgtatattctcatccctacctagcacgaggccttttgggagctcattggtttcgggttccatgggaactccgaagttaagcaagtagcgcgcgagagcactcccatgatgggtgacccattgggaagttcttgtgtgagttcctagaaacaaaaccgtaaggatgtggtcggggcctaaagcggacaatatcgtgctacggtggtggaatgggcccgggatgtggtggaccccgggcCTGGATGTGACAAACAACATATGAAAATTAGTAGGTTCACTACctcaatttaatgaaaattctTTGTTACAATTGATCACACCAAgacaaaaataaaggaagacTTCTAATCCCATAAATTAGCAAAAATTCTACCATCCTAAATTCCTAATCCCACTTGACTTCGTTGCCCCCACACCTTTGTCCCCCAGCTCCCATTGACTAAAAACACTCCCAAATCACACCAGCTAGCCATACAAAGCCACTGGCCACATCAAATATTAGGCACGATTCAGGTAACTAAATTCAAATAACAGAGTTCCAATAACGAAATGCAAAGAACACGATTAAGAGGATTTGACCTATACTGTGTTGAAAACTTATCGAATAGTGATGGTTCTAGGGCGGTAGCAGTCAGGCTAACATGGATTTAATATGAAAAGACTTTCCTTCTCAGTCAAGTGTCTGTTCAGGTAGAGTGAACAAAGAttttatacaaaacagaaaattagcaatttgtaaatttattttgtcatgGCATAcagtttttaaaaaagaaatcttCAGCCGAAAAGATGACAGAGGCAACAGTAAATTTGTTAGTCATATTATATCTCAAAAAATTAACTCCTAATAGtaataagaaaggaaaaagcACTAAATTGATAGGGAAGAAAAGTTAAATTGATCTTTTAGCTTACACCAAGCACATTTGTTTAAGTTAGTTCAcatatttttccttttaatctAACAACATATATGAAATTGAAGAGGGACGATGAGAAATTTTTACCTCTGGGTGTGTCGACTTCAAGATCAGAGGTTTGTCCTTTAGATTCGCTCGTGCGCAACTTGAATCTCGCAAGATTTTGGCTCACTTTTCTGAGACGATGGTGCAGGCGACTGTCTTAGGGCTCTCGTCTCTGATTTCTGAGCATGGATTTGTTCATAGGGTGACGATAATGACAGTCTCGGCTGGTATATGCGACGAATCTGGAGGCGGAGCATAGAGCTGCAAGCTGTCAAGGGGTTCGCGGTTGTTTTTGTGCAACGAGCACAGTATCGAGAGAAAAAGGTGAGGGAAATAGGGAGAATGGTAAAGAGGGAGTGAGACATGAGGGTGGTGCCTCGCCAGAGTGGCGAGTGAGGTAGTGATGGCTACTCGAACAAGAGATTGATGGTGCATTGGAGAACTCGACTCCTCGCTCAGTTTGGTTTCTGGAGAAGAAAACCAAACAGAGCTGTGCATACTAAAAGAATCCAATTCTTGACGAACCCTTTTCTCTCTGTGTGAGagttccttctctcttcttgaGAGTCTTTTCCACCTTCCCCCTCCGTCTAACATCGTTGCCGACAGCCCTCACTGTGGCCGGGGTCGGCGAAAAGCTTTTCTTTTCGCTGTCTGCTTCttagtttttcagtttttctcCCCAGTTCTTCCTGTTTCAACCCACATGTCTCTACCCAAAGCCTGTCTTCCCCAACTACTTTCAATTCGATCTGCAGACAGATTTCAACGTAAATTTTTGTGCTATTTTGAGAGGGTGCGTAGAGTTCCAGTAGGCTCATCGGCTCGGGTGTTTACAACACTACCTCCCTCTCGTTGTCTGCCGTTGATGGCACTGTAGTTCGGGGTCTTCCCTTGGACTTCTTCCACTTTCTGGCTGAAATCGGGGTGATCGGGACGGCGTTCGTGGCTGGGTTCCACGGAGTTACACGATTGGATTTGGCGTCGGTTGGCGGCTTAGTTCTGGGTTGATCGGGAAAACTTTGATGGGGGTGGATGCTGGGGTCATGAAATGTTTGTTGTTTTGTCTTTTGTGTTGGGCtcttttgttgaagcttttatTGGGCTTGTTGGGAGGTCCATTTGTGTGTCTGGTTCTTTTTGTATGTAGTCTCTCTCTAATGTAGTGTTTGGGATAAAATTATCTACTTTCTTTGGAAaggttttcccaaaaaaaaaaaagaagaagaaaaagaaacacaGAGCTGTTCATTAGCAGAGTTTGAAATGAGGGGTTTTAatcttaggaaaactaattaaaagagtttaaaacttttgagttttaacacaaaataaagggtaaaatgaatagtactaggattgactttttagtgtaaaaatgtggtttttcgttaaagtaaacaatactggaagcttttcattaaagttccctttaaTATTTGGCATgctattttctttatttatggggtatagtcaaactaagattttaaaggatattaaaagtgatagattttATAGGATTTAAGAGGATTAAAGACTCCTAtaaaattcatatggattttaaagaatttgaatggattgtggtggaaggatttgaaatcctaggaggtgaggttggattctttttagtcttggttatatatattttttgctcttaaatcccacaaaatccacaacttattgaaatcctccaaaatattaatttttttaatacacttagatttggatgaattttaaaatcctttaaaatcttttaattgactacacctagatttgaatggattctaaaatcctttaaaatcttttaattgattacactaggattttaaagtcttttaaaatcctctcaaatccGAGTTTGACTACACCCATTAATCTTCTTTGAATAAAATTCCGATGGACAAGTGAAATAAACTGAATGAAAACTTGGAGAAGAAGTTCTGATTTTTAATATCTTCGGTTGTGTTGTAAAATTGACgatgtgtgcagtggaataaataaacaagccacaaaatttacgaggttcctctacagtcagtgtgactggagtacgttcTCGAGGCTgtagtggtgctttcattataatctgaaataataagattacaaataactctctctattctctcctCTCATTTTGCTCTATCTGCTATGAGCCTTTTGGCTTCTCTCTTCCGTTTTTTCATCTATATTTTTATTCTCTTCGTATCTCCTTTGATTTATAGGCAAAGCATAAAGCAAGCAATGGCAGCTCCTAGTGGAAGGACATGTATAGTGGGATGAGTGGGATATAATGGGTTGGTCATCCACACATTGAATGGCTCATAATattataacactcccccttggatggccATAAGTCTTCGATTgactcgttaaaaccttgatctatttttggatgctccccctgatgaGTAGTAACACGTCTGTTGTACTTGTTGACTTTCCACAAGCTATTTCTTGAACTGGGTTGAAGGGCTTTCTGCTAGATTTGTGCCAAATGTCTGAATTTACTCTTTTTATCTGGAGCGGAATTTGATTtaagggtggtggacacttgatcttgaatcggatttgtgatttcttcaagatcCATGGGACTTGTCCTTGAATGAAATGGAACCACGAGTAGCTCCACATGACAAGTAATCTTCGGCTCCGTCAGGGATGAATCAGTTCGTGTTTTgctgtgcttgtctccacatgcttcaatgtatcatttttgcTTGCCTTATTTGTTCCCCTTGCATAAGTGGTATTTTTCCtatgcaggtttggcatcttttcttgcagtatttgtcctctgatgcaagaatggaatgcaaaccttgcatttgaaaaGTCTTTTAGAACATCACTTCTCAGCGACTCTTCATGCTTGGCAGCTCCAATCATTATATCAACAGTTGAAAATGAGTACTCGaaagcaatgctaggtaagcaatcaggaaagtTTCCAAGCAGTCAGTTCCATATCGAGAGCTTGATTCCATGTGGCGATTGATTGCTCCTTTTCTCATTGTTctgcaggtgagaacaaggacaaaggaaaggacagggagattgcatgatatgagatactcttgctctcgtccctgatgatatgagatactcttgctatggtgtgacttgtttgaagaggtattctcggagaggaagaaaagTAAGTATTTCGAGATGCTTTGTTAAAGGTGCATTCtcggagatgaggaagagttagGTATTCTTGCGGGTTTGCCTTGTTATGGAGAAcggaggtcgacatatatagagatttcccaatagcaagtagtggtgttgtgcctttactcttgtcagcaactgcggtgtaattagaacagtaagattcacacgttttcaactttatcagagatctttgacaaagttgcacgtgatatccaaaagctgagattgcgtctgagAAATGTTGACGAACTTTATCCTGAAAATCTGACTTTTGAAATTCGGAGAGCTGTGCCtttttgatttttgaacaagtggTCATGTTGCTTCTTTTTTTATAGAGGCATCAATTGTGCTCAAAATATATGCCCGAAAATCTACTGCATGTAGAATTTTCCCTTTCTTACacttttgagattttatcttacctcatttttccttcatcatttctgaaaaatgacttgcccatctaacatttgcttagatttgagtcttaagAGTGGTACAAATGAGCCGCGTCAGGATAAAATATGGTGCCCatccttcttttcttctaatGGTCATCTCATGGTTGGGGACtttgtgatgaagaatgacCTAACCGCTATAGTGGTAgctaggaatcttctcactcccaaggataacagaatcctttcaaacCGGTCTTATGAGTCGATcgttcaagactcattggctcTCAGTATTCAGTGTGTGGGCTTTGTTTCTAATATAGGCCAACacctacttgctcgaactcaccaagttaAATCATTGAGggctgaggtggcaagtcttaaacaagagattagaGAACTCAAGCACAAGAATAGAGTGTttcacatgcttgcaaataattactcgacgagcatgaaaagaaagctcgaccagTTACTGAAATCCTAAGGTCGAACTCAAAAAGACAATAAAGAGTTCGAGTCTTTATTCCAAAGGCACCCATTGTCTCAGTCGTATGGAGTttcaccaagtattgaggctccaaataatcaaACTCTGGTTCCTCCCCCTTCTGGGGTACTTccgagtactgaggcttcacatgagcaacctttgtgaaggtttcctcctatttgtttgttttaactcatgtttatataatttctcaaagatattaatagataaactttatttcattcaatgtattatgccaaatacaataaagcatatacttcactaagatgtggtacttctggaccaaatatcaatttatctttaccttcagatcattcttagtgtctaaataatttgagtattcaactcataatcttcaatccatatgattatTTATAAACATgatggataagattcgtgttggcatattgttcgattctgCAGTTCGAAACAATAtctctctcaacactttataaacTTTTTAGACTATTCAGGAGTCTAAATCTAATATTATcgactcttgcaagagattttagtatgttacaacaatatcataatgatagtactcactaagggaatttataccatccattagtattaagtacatattttatgttttacccTTCCAAGGTTTTGTTCAAGCAATCTAAATCCTTtagggattttctacacttcatgacacattttcctttgGAATTTACACAGAGCAACttgcttccatgtatatttgagggatttacttatggagatataATGTGGACGACTCAtaacccttcgtatataattctccattcatatgaacttgttTATAAGAGCATAATTTCAGGTTTCAATTAgtaaccttgtgtcatatcatgtgagtgtaaTTAACTGcattacaaatgcccatatgtaacctcATTTGGTTCAACATCGTTtggcgcacacacacacacacacatatatatataggtccatttttccacgttcttacaagattgtaatggaattgcATTTCTCCATTTTTGGCAAATAATATTTCCTTTCGTCGACGAACAAAAGAACATGACTCAATATCAATAcaactcattgatgaatttagtagctacttgtaaaaaccaaaattaccattggttgTCATCAATCAttgatcccatattctcatgtgcatgcacatgcataaaagcttttcatttctttggatatccattgcctcttcaaggcCATTACACTATTTCTTCCAGGATagtcataatttagagaatgcggatcataacctcctaTTGAGCATTATAAAGCTgggattttaatctccacttccgGGAGTGAagtcattggaacctatatgtctatcatgcttcatggATGAGACATCAACATTCCCATGTCCGTGGATTGTTCTTTTTGGGACATGTATCCATACGGCGACTGTCATGCTTCCGGCATGCAACAGTTATGCTTTGGAaatgcaatagttcagtagtgtcatattcttcttctttcgaagTACTGAACCTTTTGAATTTAAGGGTTTGCCACGCTTCAGGCATGTAACAGATTTGCTACCacattattttgtccaacaggaaCATTAATTCatgtaggcacatttgcagcaagtatatgtgattttattactttcattgcatcattaaatgcatctggcattttaTTTGCATATCGTTGCgtcattcaattattctcactttatttttatattgattgcttcatgaattaaaataagacaaattctcttcgttcttctggatctcatcattcttttggaatgatattttctcatcattcttatGGAACGATGTTATTTTCTCCCCTTAACGgcgggaaaattgtcttatcaaaatcaTAGTGTACAAGCCGCGTAGTAAACATATCCCtagtcaagggttccaaatgttgaatgatagatggtgaatcaaattcaacataaattcCTAGTTTGTCTTCAGGCCTCATTTTTCGTACATTGTGGAAGTGCAAGAGGCACATAGATaactgtttggacccaaaattacatTATCGGTCCGAATAATCGAGGCCGTTGGATGAGCAGAATTTTTAACCGTTGGACGACAAAGtggttgaaataattttcaattattattgagaaataatattgtgattttaTCGTAATAATTATCTTCTAATAATATATTGAATTATCTAGAGCACAGTTGGGCAATAAAGTCGTGGTGATTTGATCAATGCGGAGTGATTTAATATTGTTGCAATTTCATGGAAAGATCTTGAATAGAGTCTGAGTATGGCAGGAAGATGATCAAGTTCAAAGACTAATCAGATGATGAAGATTGCATGCACGGATATAAATGTGATGGAGGATAATGATCATATTTTTGGTAAAAGGCAAGGTTATGGAAGATAATGATTACATCTATGGTTGCAGATGGGTTGCATTGATAAGACAAACAATAAGGGAGCATTCTATGGTTGCCACGTGGAAGGTTAAATGCATATGTACATGAGCAAAGCTTCTGGTGGAATTTTGATAATAAGATAAAGAAGCCTAGGTTGGGTTTCTGAGGTGATAAGCCTTGATAGGTTTTTACCCTATTTAAAAAGTCACGAACTGCAATTTAAGGATATACTTGACCTTTGACGCATATCAATTTCAGGAATTAGAGTTGCAATTAAACTCTGCAACGTTTTCTGATCATGCCAAGCAGAGGATATGAGTACTATAAACACAAGACTTGGTGCAACATTCAAAAGACcgccaattcaacacacaattgccttgtgcaaaacctctcaaatatcttgagattttttattttctttttctcaccgacacatcttcagtttggataaacagcactgtgaaggcaactggcgaacaccttcagtttggataaacatcactgtTGTCGTAGAACCAGCCGACCaacgagcaccttcagtttggataaacaacactgcgtcgagggcgactggttacctatccaagtctcggtcgagaagggtttccgaatccttattggcagagg is a genomic window containing:
- the LOC137714440 gene encoding uncharacterized protein, giving the protein MSNLNKLDFTALEVSGRKYLRWVQDVKLRLIAKNLRLAIEEETDNPVGEAEKATAMIFIRRHIHDALQTEYLAEEDPHVLWVVLADRFDHQNDIFLPEARHDWQHLRFEDFKYVNEYNSEVCRIRSLLKFCNEILTEDDLLEKTYSTLSSQI